In Choristoneura fumiferana chromosome 21, NRCan_CFum_1, whole genome shotgun sequence, a single genomic region encodes these proteins:
- the Prps gene encoding phosphoribosyl pyrophosphate synthetase: MPSTASGEEQLVSKLNNLVLPLTTRMPNIKVFSGSSHPDLAQKIVDRLGIDLGKVVTKKFSNMETCVEIGESVRGEDVYIVQSGSGEINDNLMELLIMINACKIASASRVTAVIPCFPYARQDKKDKSRAPITAKLVANILSVSGADHIITMDLHASQIQGFFDIPVDNLFAEPAVLKWIKENIPDWKTSIVVSPDAGGAKRVTSIADRLNVEFALIHKERKKANEVASMVLVGDVKDRTAILVDDMADTCGTVCHAAEKLIEAGAIKVYAILTHGIFSGPAISRINNACLEAVVVTNTIPQDRHMRDCPKIQCIDVSMMLAEAVRRTHNGESVSYLFSNVPY; the protein is encoded by the coding sequence ATGCCATCAACTGCATCGGGTGAAGAACAATTAGTTAGCAAGTTAAACAACCTTGTTTTACCTTTAACCACAAGAATGCCGAACATCAAAGTGTTCAGCGGGAGCTCGCATCCGGACCTGGCGCAGAAGATCGTTGATCGGCTGGGAATCGATCTAGGAAAAGTGGTAACCAAGAAATTTAGCAACATGGAAACGTGTGTGGAGATCGGGGAGTCTGTGCGAGGCGAAGATGTTTATATCGTGCAGAGTGGCAGTGGGGAGATCAACGACAACTTGATggaattattaattatgatcAACGCGTGTAAAATCGCATCCGCGTCCCGCGTTACCGCCGTTATTCCGTGCTTCCCGTACGCTCGCCAGGACAAAAAAGACAAAAGTAGAGCTCCCATCACAGCCAAACTCGTCGCCAACATTCTCTCCGTGTCTGGCGCGGATCACATCATCACTATGGACCTCCATGCGTCGCAAATCCAAGGGTTCTTTGACATTCCTGTAGATAACCTCTTCGCCGAGCCTGCTGTCTTGAAATGGATCAAAGAGAATATTCCTGACTGGAAGACCAGTATTGTAGTATCGCCTGATGCTGGGGGTGCTAAGAGAGTGACATCGATTGCTGATCGCTTGAATGTAGAGTTCGCTTTGATCCATAAGGAGAGGAAGAAGGCTAATGAAGTGGCTTCTATGGTGCTAGTTGGTGATGTTAAGGATCGTACAGCTATCCTAGTTGATGACATGGCTGATACTTGCGGGACAGTATGCCATGCTGCTGAGAAACTCATTGAAGCTGGAGCTATCAAGGTCTATGCTATTCTTACGCATGGAATCTTCTCCGGGCCAGCTATTTCGAGAATCAACAATGCATGCTTAGAAGCTGTGGTGGTCACAAACACCATACCACAGGACAGGCACATGCGGGACTGTCCCAAGATTCAATGTATTGACGTGTCCATGATGCTTGCTGAGGCTGTGCGACGTACACACAATGGAGAGTCTGTGTCATACTTATTCTCCAACGTTCCATACTAG
- the LOC141439576 gene encoding uncharacterized protein, which translates to MEVGAVKQAFNNEVIQLKKNFNQAKIQIIHKLTRKAKTFMEKKAPEKLKLKLKRKAESAVNEVLIIKKIKPKVLAKFAVTHTGNLHDYLNRPIVDQDKACARLLLHKSLQEKYNYIRKTFSNISISDLLMSRLERRKMKKEALEKQKMKRDKKQKVVNAEGEWEVETLKTEKKSDGKTLEEDEASGDDDDVDFEAEGDSEEERAHSDDEDINNEEKSGSEIEEQNNDSDKEVEEQMEFDEETDDEKDFSEEVSDEDGDKSSGKFIPHQENDDEEEDERIVKEDVKPEINTNNKLSTNTNIAVAQARNNNKPAIKKPTKPRDANKNKKLNEKLISRNFKKGSSETHVSETKIVDPFFITATGENYMSVAEPRQPDEVKEIHKQGNRKLRRAAMFGHVPKIKPRQEFREGNYNRQNDSQAFRNKSYGGDGNYSNNRNSKFNDRNNSQFRGRDDRQFEGRNDQLRGDDSQYKGNRNDSKFKGKNASFSGRNDDVAPKVEKLHPSWEAKKKKSGIQPFQGKKIVFDES; encoded by the exons ATGGAGGTTGGGGCagtaaaacaagcttttaatAATGAG GTTATTCAACTGAAGAAAAATTTCAACCAAGCTAAAATACAGATTATACACAAGCTCACAAGAAAAGCCAAGACGTTTATGGAAAAAAAAGCTCCAGAAAAGTTAAAATTGAAGTTAAAACGAAAAGCTGAATCTGCAGTCAATGAAGTGCTAATTATAAAG AAAATAAAACCGAAAGTTTTAGCAAAGTTTGCTGTTACACATACTGGCAACCTTCACGATTATTTAAACAGGCCAATAGTGGATCAAGATAAAGCCTGTGCCAGACTACTGCTTCATAAGAGCTTGCAAGAAAAGTACAACTATATAAGGAAAACATTTTCTAACATATCTATCAGTGACTTGCTTATGTCGAGACTGGAAAGGCGGAAGATGAAGAAAGAGGCTTTGGAGAAGCAGAAAATGAAGAgag ATAAAAAGCAGAAGGTAGTAAATGCTGAAGGTGAGTGGGAAGTTGAAACCctgaaaactgaaaaaaaaagtgatggCAAAACACTAGAAGAGGATGAAGCatctggtgatgatgatgatgtggacTTTGAAGCCGAAGGTGATTCTGAAGAAGAAAGAGCACATTCTGATGATGAAGACATAAATAATGAGGAAAAATCAGGATCCGAAATAGAAGAGCAAAATAATGATAGTGACAAAGAAGTTGAGGAACAAATGGAATTTGATGAAGAAACGGATGACGAAAAAGATTTTTCTGAAGAAGTAAGTGATGAAGATGGGGATAAGAGTTCGGGCAAATTTATACCACATCAAGAGAATGATGATGAGGAAGAGGATGAGAGGATTGTTAAAGAGGATGTTAAACCTGAAATAAATACCAACAACAAACTATCAACAAATACAAACATTGCTGTTGCACAGGCCAGAAATAATAACAAACCTGCCATCAAAAAACCTACAAAACCAAGAGATGCAAACAAGAATAAGAAATTAAACGAGAAATTGATTTCAAGAAATTTCAAGAAAGGTTCAAGTGAAACACATGTTTCAGAAACAAAGATTGTTGATCCTTTCTTTATAACAGCAACTGGTGAGAATTACATGTCTGTTGCAGAGCCACGGCAGCCAGACGAAGTAAAAGAAATACATAAACAAGGTAACAGAAAACTAAGAAGAGCTGCCATGTTTGGTCATGTCCCTAAAATCAAACCAAGGCAAGAGTTTAGAGAAGGTAACTATAATAGACAAAATGATTCACAAGCATTTAGAAACAAATCTTATGGAGGTGATGGCAATTACAGTAATAATAGAAATTCCAAATTTAATGATAGAAATAATTCGCAATTTAGAGGCAGAGATGATAGGCAATTTGAAGGTAGAAATGATCAATTGAGAGGTGATGACTCACAGTATAAAGGTAATAGGAATGATAGTAAATTCAAAGGCAAAAATGCTTCGTTTAGTGGAAGAAATGATGATGTTGCACCTAAAGTTGAAAAACTTCATCCTTCATGGGAGGCCAAGAAAAAGAAATCTGGCATTCAACCATTCCAAGGTAAAAAGATTGTATTTGACGAAAGTTGA
- the RpL36 gene encoding ribosomal protein L36, with product MAPRFEIAVGLRKGHKTTKISAGRKGITDKAIKIRPARLKGLQTKHSKFVRDLVREVVGHAQYEKRAMELLKVSKDKRALKFLKRRLGTHIRAKRKREELSNVLTQMRKAAHAHH from the exons ATGGCTCCCCGGTTTGAAATCGCGGTTGGTCTGCGAAAAGGCCACAAAACCACAAAAATCTCCGCTGGCAGGAAAGGAATCACAGACAAAGCCATCAAAATCCGACCTGCCAGACTAAAGGGG CTCCAAACCAAGCACTCAAAGTTTGTGCGCGATTTGGTTCGTGAAGTTGTTGGACATGCACAGTATGAGAAGAGAGCTATGGAGTTGCTTAAG GTGTCAAAGGACAAGCGCGCGCTGAAGTTCCTGAAGCGTCGTCTGGGCACCCACATCCGCGCCAAGAGGAAGCGTGAAGAGCTCAGCAACGTGCTCACTCAGATGAGGAAGGCCGCTCACGCTCACCACTAG